Proteins encoded by one window of Cylindrospermum stagnale PCC 7417:
- a CDS encoding LapA family protein translates to MKNITSLLISVVMAVWVVAIAIISVQNATPVSLKFLIFQSVQIPMGLVLAFSTAVGLLGMAVLQPLWGLGESQSGVDEDTEFFVDDEDF, encoded by the coding sequence ATGAAAAATATTACTAGTTTGCTGATATCTGTAGTTATGGCTGTTTGGGTTGTGGCGATCGCGATTATCTCTGTTCAAAACGCCACCCCTGTATCGTTAAAGTTTTTGATATTCCAATCGGTGCAAATCCCAATGGGTTTGGTTTTGGCTTTTAGTACTGCGGTGGGATTGCTGGGAATGGCAGTTTTGCAGCCTCTCTGGGGGTTGGGTGAGTCTCAGTCTGGGGTTGATGAGGATACAGAGTTTTTTGTTGATGATGAGGATTTTTAG